ATCCGTCACATTTTTACCGGTCAAACCCTTGGCAATGACGCCAAAATTCTTGTCATCTTTAATCACATCATCAGCATTTAGCGTACGAAAATTGGCCGAACCTGTTAAGGTATTTAGACCACCTTTACCATTAAAACTGCCCTTGTTTAATTCAACGCCTGCGATGAAATTTTGGTCAATCACCGCACCAAACTGTGAGGTGCCACCCCCACGCCCAGCATCGGTTGAGGTGCTGTAAAAGGTTTGGGTTACACCATCAACCATGCTGTTGGCACGCCCAAATCCGCTATCGCCTCGCACATTCAATGATACCAGCCCAGAGGATTTATCCTGCTGAGTGAACGCCCCTGGCATACTACGCACAATGGCATCAACATTCTCACTAGCATTAAATACATTTTCTCGCACACTGGTGGCTGATGCTTTGGTAAAGGGTTTTTGGGATTTTTTGGTGCCGTGGGGTGCTGTTACGACAACCTCATCTAAGACAACAGAAAAATCGGTTGTCTTTGCAGCTTTGGGGTCATCATCTGCCATGGCGGTTTGGGTGATGTGTAGCAAACACAAGGACAGCATGCTAAGTTTTAGTACCTTTTTAGCATGATTTTTATGTTTGGTTTGTGTCGTTAAATGAAAGATTTGGTTCATGAGTGTTACCTATTGTCATTGCTTTTGCTGACTGTGTTAATCATTTTAACAATTTAACAATTTAACAATGGCAAACGCCATCACATTGTGCCTGTTTTTATCACCAATCATCACAAAAGCAGGCAGAATTTGTTAAAAAGTTTGTCAAAATGTAAAAAACGATAATATACATCATTATCATTTAATTTTCAAGCATGGCAATCAATTACCCATTTTAAATCAAAAATGGGCGGTATTTGGGCATGGAGAGGCTGGGGCATGACATGAATTGACAAAGCCCAACATGCGATGTTGGGTTTTATAAGGGCTTGGCTTTTTAAGATAAAACAGTCGTGTGCTTAGCTAATGAGCTGTTTTAACAACGCATTGACCTGAGCGGGGTTTGCCTTGCCACGGCTTGCTTTCATCACTTGTCCGACCAGTCCATTAAAGGCTTTTTCTTTTCCGCCTTTGTATTCGTCCACCATGGCTTGATTATTAGCAAGCACATCGGCGATGATGGCTTGAATTGCCCCTGTGTCGGTCTCTTGTTTTAGTCCATGCTCGCTGATAATTTCATCAGCACTTTTGTCAGACTCCCACAGATGACCAAACACCTCTTTGGCGATTTTACCGCTGATGGTATCATCCAAAATGCGAGCAATCAGCCCTGCCAGTCGCTGGGCGTTGATTGGCGATTTGTCAATGGTTAGCTCGTTTTTGTTCAGTGAGCCCGACAGCTCGCCCATGACCCAGTTCGCTCCGATTTTGGCGTTATTTTTGCCAATGAGTTCAACAACTTGCAAGAAATAATCCGACAGTTCACGACTGCCATTTAGTACATTGGCATCATAGGCGGTCAAGCCAAATTCACTCACAAATCGCTCTTTGCGTACGCTTGGCAGTTCTGGCATATCGGCACGCACCTTGGCAAGTGTCTCATCTGATATGATGACAGGCAACAGGTCAGGGTCTGGAAAGTAGCGGTAATCGTTGGCTTCTTCTTTGGTACGCATGGCACGAGTTTCATCACGCTCAGGGTCATATAGGCGTGTGGCTTGCACGACTTTGCCACCGTCTTCGATGACATCAATTTGGCGTTCAATCTCAGACTTAATAGCACGGTGAATAAAGCGAAATGAGTTCAGATTTTTAAGCTCACAGCGAGTACCAAAGGGCGTGTTTGGCTTGTGTACCGACACATTAATGTCCGCCCGAAATGAACCCTCTGCCATGATGGCATCACTGATACCCAGCCATGTAACCAGTTCGTGAATGGTCTTGACATAAGCAACCGCCTCATCAACCGAACGCATGTCAGGTTCAGAGACAATCTCAATGAGCGGAGTGCCTGCACGGTTCAAATCCACACCCGTCATCTGCGGTACAGCATCATGCACCGATTTGCCAGCGTCTTCTTCTAGGTGAGCTCGTGTGATACCAATGCGTTTGGTGTATTCATCCTTTTGCCCTGCATTGACCAAAATGTCAATGTAGCCACGTCCCACAATAGGATTTGCCATTTGCGTGATTTGATAGCCTTTGGGCAGGTCAGGATAAAAGTAATTTTTGCGGTCAAAAGTGTTATAAGTGCCAAGTTTGGCATTGACACCCATGCCAAATTTTAAGGCACGCTCAATCACGCCTGCATTTAACACAGGCAACGCCCCAGGAAAGCCCAAATCCACAATGGTGGCTTGGGTGTTTGGCTCTTGCCCAAAGGCGGTGGGGGCGTTTGAAAAGATTTTGCTGTCGGTGTTTAATTGGCAATGAATCTCAATACCAATCACGACTTCATAGCCGTCAATTAGGGGGGCTTGTTGGGTCATAAATTTTTCTATTCACTATAAAAATTTAATGGATTATAAAAATGGATAAATTTCTTTACCAATTTGTGCCATTATTTCATCTTTTTGATTTTTAAAATCAAGGGATTTACCATCATGGGGCTGGGTGATAAATAGGCTGATAAAATAAGGTTTATTATTTTCATTCCAAATCACAGCAATGATATTTTTTGATTCACTACCTGTGCCTGTTTTGTCGCCAATTCGCCAATTTTTTGGTAAATATTTTCTCAATAAATTATCAGCAACTTTATCATTGATAAGCCAAGTTATCAACTGTTCTTTGCTTTGATTGGATAGGATATTGCCTACAATCAGTGCTTTTAGGCTTTTTGTGTAAGGAATTGGTTTTGCGGTATCACTGGTTTCACCATAATGTGAGCGATTTAATAAAGGCTCATTATTTGCCAGCACCATATCCGCCCCAATCTCTTTCAAAAATTGATTGAATGCAGTCAAACCCCCAATTTTATCCAACAAGATATTAGCAGAACCATTATCACTCAGTGTTATGGTAGCTTCGCACAATTCACTAATAGAAATTGGTTTATTCTCATCAAAGTATTTTTTACAGACAGGAGAATATTCTATCAAATCGCTTTCTTTAATGATGATTTTTTCGTTTAAATCCAATTTTTCTTTATCTACAAGTAATAATATATGACTTGCAATAAAGGCTTTAATGGTACTATTAACAGGAAAATATTCATTACCACGATGACTGGATAGTTCACCATTGTCAGCAATAATCGTCATACCAATTTTGGCATTAAATTTATTTTCCCAAATTGGCAATATCTCTTTTAATTTATTTTGTAATAAATTTGGATTGTTTGTTATCTTATCATCGGGCAAATAATCATCAGATAAATTCGTTTTACATCCAGTTAATAAATTGCCAGAAAAAATAATAGGTAGTGCCAATAAGGTTTTTTGTAAAAAATGACGGCGTTGCATCATTATCTCCTTTTATTGTTTGGGATAAATTTATTATTGTTTGGGATAAGTTTATCATTCACCCCAATCCAAAAATCACTTCACCAAATCCGCCTTTGCCTGATGAAAATCGGTATGGCTTTGGTAAATGTGAGCGGTTTTTAACAGCTCGCTTTCCGCCCAATGCTTACTAATAAGCTGCAATCCCACAGGTAGACCGTTCGCTTGTCCTACGGGGTGCGATAGGGCGGGCAGACCTGCCAAGTTTACGCCAATGGTATATACGTCAAGCAAATAAATGCTGGCAGGGTCAAGGCTTTCGCCCAATTTATAGGCAGGCGTTGGGGCGGTGGGGCTTGCGATGATGTCGCATTTTTCAAACGCCTTTTTAAAGTCGTCCACGATGAGACGGCGAACCTTTTGGGCTTTGGTATAATAAGCGTCAAAATACCCTGCCGATAGGGCGTATGTTCCCATGATGATACGGCGTTGCACTTCTGCCCCAAAGCCTTCGGAACGTGAACGGGTGTATAAGTCGTGCAAGTCTTTGGGGTTTTCACAGCGATAGCCAAAACGTACGCCGTCATAACGAGACAGGTTTGAGCTGGCCTCAGCGGGGGCGAGCAGATAATAGGTGGCAAGTGTGATGGCAGGGTCGGTGATGTCCACTTCCACAATCTGAGCCCCCAGCTCTTCGTATTTGGCTAGGGCGGTGCGAATGGATTTTTCTACTTCATCATCAAGCCCTGCTCCAAAATACGCTTTTGCCACACCGATTTTTTTGCCCGCTAGGGGCTTGCCATCTGTCTTGGTCGCCAAAATGTCCGCCACATAATCTTCGGTGGGGCGGTTGATAGACGTTGCGTCTTTGGGGTCGTGCCCTGTCATCGGGGCGAGTAGGTAGGCACAGTCTAGGGCGGATTTGCCAAAAGTCCCTGCTTGGTCAAGGCTTGACGCATAAGCAATCATGCCATAGCGAGACACACGCCCGTAGGTGGGCTTAATGCCTGTAATGCCACAAAATGACGCAGGTTGGCGGATAGAACCGCCCGTGTCCGAGCCTGTCGCCACAGGCACAAAACCGCTTGCCACCGCCGCCGCTGAACCCCCTGACGACCCACCTGGCACACGCTGGACATCCCAAGGGTTATGCACTGCCCCAAAATATGAACTTTCGTTGTCCGAACCCATGGCAAATTCGTCCATGTTAAGTTTACCAAGACTCACAAAGCCACTGTTTGCGATGCTATCAACGACCGTTGCATCATAAGGCGATATGAAGTTGTAGAGCATTTTTGAGCCAGCAGTGGTCAAAACCCCTTTGGTACATAGGTTGTCTTTATGAGCCATTGGCACGCCAAGCAGGGGGCGAGCGTCGCCTTCGGCACGCAGTTTGTCGGCAAGTTCGGCGTGTTTTAGGGCGTTGTCAAAATCTTTGGTGATAAAGCTGTTGATTTGCCCGTCTAGGCTGTCAATGCGACTGGTAAAATGTTTGACCAGTTCTTGACTGCTAAATTGTTTGTTTTTTAAGCCGTCTGCTAATTCATGGACGGATAGGTGGTGTAGGTCTGTCATAAAATGCCTTTGTTAAAAGTGAAAGTTTAAATTGTCCATTCGTCTGTGATGATGGCAACTAAATAAGGGCGACCTTGATGATGTTCAAAAACCAATCTTAACACTCGCCAATCAAGATAATCCCAACGTTTAGAGCCTTTAAAGCCAAATTCCACAAAATCATGCTTGTGATATATCTGTTTTAGGTTATTTGGGCTATTGCCCCCATGATAAAACTCATTGATGGCAACGCTGTCAAAATCAAGCGACACATCACGCACCACCCAATTTGTCAAATAATCAGGCAAGGTGGTGATGAGTAAGTCGCCTTTGCCGTCTTGCTCTCCCCATGTGAATTTTATCCGAGAGCGTTTTAGGTGGTGATGAAAACCACTTCGGCTAAATACCTTATCTGTCGTTGGGTCAATGTGGGCATACATACTAAAACGCACGCCTTTTTTGGGGTGAATGTGGGGCGTGATGGCATGATAATCGCCCTGCCAAAGTGCTTGTTTAATGGCGTGGGCGTTCTGCACAAAAGGGGCTTGTTGCACGTTTGTGATGGTATCAGCATGAGCGGTTGGCACGACTGTGGTCATGACCAATAACGGTAAGATTAAGCCCGATAAGGCACTTGCCCATGATTTCATGATGCGTCCTTTAATCACTCAATCACCTGTGGCACAAGATATAAACCGTCTTGTACCGCAGGGGCGACCGTCTGAAAGCCGTCTCGGTCAATGTCGGTATTGGCGACATCGGCACGCAACTCGGTACAGGCTTCATGAATGTTGGCAAGGGGCTTAATATCATCGGTATTGACATCGGACAAGACATTCATCATCGCAAGGATTTTGTCAAGACTACCAGCGTAGCTTTGGGCGGTGGTGTCGTCAATGGCAAGACGAGATAAGTTGGCACAATTTTGCACATCTTGGGCGGTGATTGTCATAAATTTTCCTAAAATAACAGTTAAAATGTTAATGTTTGATAAAAGCGAATAGACTGGCTAATTTTACCATAAAGTTAATGATTTCAAAAAACTAAAATTTAAGTATTTTACCATAAAGTTAATGATTTCAAAAAACTAAAATTTAAGTAGGGCGTGCCTGCCTTTGGTATTTGCAATGAAAAATGAGAAAAATCGCACGTTTTTCAAGGAAAAAACAAAGGCTGTGAGTCTTCTGTCAGACAAGTTTTTGACGACGAAAAACAAGATTGAGCCATTTGCCATGCAAAAATTGGTTGAAATTATCAAACTTTCATCTTATTTTATAAAATGTTATCAATGGTAGGCACGCCCTAAATAAGTCGGTTAAAATTTACTCAGGTATATTCTTACGTTTATCTTAATTTTTGGTAAAATTTAGTAACTTTGGTTAAAAATCGGCAAATTTAACCCGTTTTGCAAAAATTTCTTGCAAATTAGGCAAAATTTTTCATAAATCATCATGATTTTTTTGTCGTAAATCGGTATAATTTACCACAATTTTTAACTATTTGGCATTTGGCTAATTTTTAATCATATTTTTGCTCATGGATTAAGATGAGCGATGCCTTGCCACTCTTATTTTTTGGAATCATGCGTTATGAACCTGCTGGGATTTTTATCGACCAACATTGCCATTGACTTGGGTACTGCCAACACCTTGATTTATGCTCCTGGTAAGGGCATTGTGCTTGATGAACCAACAGTGGTGGCATTGCGTTCTAACCGCACCCAAAACCCAACGGTGGCGGCGGTAGGTATCGATGCCAAGCAGATGCTTGGGCGTACCCCTGATAACATCACCGCCATTCGCCCCCTAAAAGATGGCGTGATTGCTGACTTTGAAGTCACCCAGCAGATGTTAAAGCACTTTATTAAAAAGGTTAAGGTCAAACGCTTTTTGGCAGACCCGAATGTGGTCGTGTGTGTGCCATGCAAATCCACGCTGGTGGAGCGACGTGCCATCGAAGAAGCGGTGCGTTCGGCAGGGGCGAACAGCGTGCATATCCTAGAAGAGCCGATGGCAGCAGCGATTGGAGCGGGTCTGCCTGTACATGAAGCCAGTGGTTCGATGGTGGTGGACATCGGCGGTGGCACGACCGAGATTGCTGTGATTTCGCTGTCGGGCTGTGTGTATTCAGATTCTATTACCATCGGTGGTGATAAATTTGATGATGCCATCATCAATCACGTCAAAAAGACCCACGGCTGTTTTATCGGTGAGACGACCGCTGAGCGTATCAAAAAAGAAGTGGGTACGGCGGTTTTTGATGACAAAGAGAACCTAGAAGTCGAAGTGCGTGGACGCTCGATGGCAGAAGGCGTGCCAAAGACCTTTACCGTCAATTCCAAAGAAATCCAAGAAGCACTTGCTGAGCCTGTCTCGGGTATTGTCGATGCGGTCAAACTTGCCTTGGAGCAGACCCCGCCAGAGCTGTCATCGGACATCGCCGAGCATGGCGTGGTACTGACAGGGGGTGGGGCGTTACTGCGTAACCTAGATAAGCTCATCTCCAAAGAGACAGGACTGCCTGTGTTTGTCGCCGAAGACCCATTGACCTGCGTGTCTCGTGGCGGTGGTAAGGCACTTGACTTTATCCATGATAAGTCGCTCTCGATGATTTTTGTCTAAATCCATGAAATCATGAGCGGTGTTCACGCACCGCTTTTTGTGTTTTGGGCTTGTGAATATTCATAAGTACATAAAAAGGTCTGGCAATGCTCCCAAGTATATTTTCACAAAAACCTGTATTTGCACGCATGACGGTTGCGTTTTTGGTGCTTGCCTTGATTTTTATGTTGCTTGACAGCAAAAACCCCCAGTGGTTTGATGGTATTCGCCGCCTAAGCCATGCATCCATGCAACCCATTTATCAAGCGTCCCTAGGGCCGTCTTATGCCATGGAATATGCCAGTCATGCCGTCCATACCAAAGAAGCCTTGCGTCGTGAGAATATCCGCTTGCAAACCGAGCTGCTCCAAGCCCGTGCCAAACTCCAAACCCAAGATTATCTACTTGCCCAAAACGCCCGCCTAAAAGGCGTACTCAGCACCACGCAGTCCAGCGAACATCATCTACTGCTGGCACGCATTATCGGCACGGATTCCAACCCCTTAAAGCAAGTGGTGGTGCTTAACAAAGGCACCAATGATGGCGTGCAAATCGGGCAGACAGTCATCGATGAGCATGGCATCATCGGACAGGTGCTAAACGCCTACCCAAATACATCTCGCTTGCTACTCATTACCGATGAACAGCAGTCGGTGGCGGTCGTGGTGGCACGCACAGGACAGCGTGCGATGGTCTCAGGTGGGGGCAAGCCTGATAGTCTAAGCCTAGATTATATCTTTAAGACCGCTGACGTCAAAGTGGGCGATGAGCTTATCTCGTCAGGGCTTGGTGAGCGTTTTCCTGCGGGTTATAAAGTGGGAGAAGTCTCAGACATTGACACCACTCGCACCGATAATTTTGCCGACATTCGTGTCAATCCTGCCGCTGATTTTCTAAACAGCAGTTATGTGCTGATTTTACAGCCCAAAGATAGCCCTG
This Moraxella sp. K1664 DNA region includes the following protein-coding sequences:
- a CDS encoding rod shape-determining protein is translated as MNLLGFLSTNIAIDLGTANTLIYAPGKGIVLDEPTVVALRSNRTQNPTVAAVGIDAKQMLGRTPDNITAIRPLKDGVIADFEVTQQMLKHFIKKVKVKRFLADPNVVVCVPCKSTLVERRAIEEAVRSAGANSVHILEEPMAAAIGAGLPVHEASGSMVVDIGGGTTEIAVISLSGCVYSDSITIGGDKFDDAIINHVKKTHGCFIGETTAERIKKEVGTAVFDDKENLEVEVRGRSMAEGVPKTFTVNSKEIQEALAEPVSGIVDAVKLALEQTPPELSSDIAEHGVVLTGGGALLRNLDKLISKETGLPVFVAEDPLTCVSRGGGKALDFIHDKSLSMIFV
- the gatC gene encoding Asp-tRNA(Asn)/Glu-tRNA(Gln) amidotransferase subunit GatC; protein product: MTITAQDVQNCANLSRLAIDDTTAQSYAGSLDKILAMMNVLSDVNTDDIKPLANIHEACTELRADVANTDIDRDGFQTVAPAVQDGLYLVPQVIE
- a CDS encoding class A beta-lactamase BRO-1, giving the protein MQRRHFLQKTLLALPIIFSGNLLTGCKTNLSDDYLPDDKITNNPNLLQNKLKEILPIWENKFNAKIGMTIIADNGELSSHRGNEYFPVNSTIKAFIASHILLLVDKEKLDLNEKIIIKESDLIEYSPVCKKYFDENKPISISELCEATITLSDNGSANILLDKIGGLTAFNQFLKEIGADMVLANNEPLLNRSHYGETSDTAKPIPYTKSLKALIVGNILSNQSKEQLITWLINDKVADNLLRKYLPKNWRIGDKTGTGSESKNIIAVIWNENNKPYFISLFITQPHDGKSLDFKNQKDEIMAQIGKEIYPFL
- the mreC gene encoding rod shape-determining protein MreC, with amino-acid sequence MTVAFLVLALIFMLLDSKNPQWFDGIRRLSHASMQPIYQASLGPSYAMEYASHAVHTKEALRRENIRLQTELLQARAKLQTQDYLLAQNARLKGVLSTTQSSEHHLLLARIIGTDSNPLKQVVVLNKGTNDGVQIGQTVIDEHGIIGQVLNAYPNTSRLLLITDEQQSVAVVVARTGQRAMVSGGGKPDSLSLDYIFKTADVKVGDELISSGLGERFPAGYKVGEVSDIDTTRTDNFADIRVNPAADFLNSSYVLILQPKDSPAPKKNS
- the gatA gene encoding Asp-tRNA(Asn)/Glu-tRNA(Gln) amidotransferase subunit GatA translates to MTDLHHLSVHELADGLKNKQFSSQELVKHFTSRIDSLDGQINSFITKDFDNALKHAELADKLRAEGDARPLLGVPMAHKDNLCTKGVLTTAGSKMLYNFISPYDATVVDSIANSGFVSLGKLNMDEFAMGSDNESSYFGAVHNPWDVQRVPGGSSGGSAAAVASGFVPVATGSDTGGSIRQPASFCGITGIKPTYGRVSRYGMIAYASSLDQAGTFGKSALDCAYLLAPMTGHDPKDATSINRPTEDYVADILATKTDGKPLAGKKIGVAKAYFGAGLDDEVEKSIRTALAKYEELGAQIVEVDITDPAITLATYYLLAPAEASSNLSRYDGVRFGYRCENPKDLHDLYTRSRSEGFGAEVQRRIIMGTYALSAGYFDAYYTKAQKVRRLIVDDFKKAFEKCDIIASPTAPTPAYKLGESLDPASIYLLDVYTIGVNLAGLPALSHPVGQANGLPVGLQLISKHWAESELLKTAHIYQSHTDFHQAKADLVK
- the gatB gene encoding Asp-tRNA(Asn)/Glu-tRNA(Gln) amidotransferase subunit GatB; translation: MTQQAPLIDGYEVVIGIEIHCQLNTDSKIFSNAPTAFGQEPNTQATIVDLGFPGALPVLNAGVIERALKFGMGVNAKLGTYNTFDRKNYFYPDLPKGYQITQMANPIVGRGYIDILVNAGQKDEYTKRIGITRAHLEEDAGKSVHDAVPQMTGVDLNRAGTPLIEIVSEPDMRSVDEAVAYVKTIHELVTWLGISDAIMAEGSFRADINVSVHKPNTPFGTRCELKNLNSFRFIHRAIKSEIERQIDVIEDGGKVVQATRLYDPERDETRAMRTKEEANDYRYFPDPDLLPVIISDETLAKVRADMPELPSVRKERFVSEFGLTAYDANVLNGSRELSDYFLQVVELIGKNNAKIGANWVMGELSGSLNKNELTIDKSPINAQRLAGLIARILDDTISGKIAKEVFGHLWESDKSADEIISEHGLKQETDTGAIQAIIADVLANNQAMVDEYKGGKEKAFNGLVGQVMKASRGKANPAQVNALLKQLIS